The DNA window aagtgctaatgattgacgaagccttggttgatcactttattttattcagaaatgcacttgttgaaatctagggctaatgattgacgaagctctagtaatttgctatgtgaatatttgtcatattttgatccataacATGATTTCAAAACGGAGtcggagctgtggaagtcgtttcgaccttgcgaactcgagtagctgcgatcaaaatttatcaaaaatattttccagctagtattaaattataaaaacttCATATCTAgggttttgcctaaaactttccaactcgataaattcctttagctcaaattagccttgatagctatagtaaataagttaaatagtttttggaaactctaagtattattttaattcttttctttccttaagctttgcacttggatagttaactataggaaaagttccaaaacaCAAGCTTtaccaattttagtgaaaagcttgggagacttgctcggcaagaaaccctattctaggaaaaatagtttctaaggataatttttgcaaaagccgtaactttagagaaatgttcaaagtaactttctaacattATTGTTTAGAGATTTGTCAACTTATTTTAAGAAAAGGATACTAGTTACCCTTCTCTAAGGATAAAAATAAGGAACATTtctactacttttgtcaagcttcaatctaaatagatttttgaaatctcttgagaaagtaaactagtattatattaaataaattcttaaacgaataagtttaaaaactgaatagaaacttatggtttcaaaatttggtttttaggatatcgcgaggacgcggaatttgATTCCCAacctgatatctgaactccactcttggtgagtgtccctgcctgttctttttcTACTTggattaagtgctttcttgactcgatatgtgataaattgcaaaatgagtttttgatccatcgaagtgagcagtgtgtactttatcgcactagccgttcgagtggtgacttgcgtgaatcatttttctcgtgaatccttgaatctaaaagtagttacgtcgttgggtgaatccctcggcacttgaatcgaactacaaaaacgtcgttgggtgaatccctcgacaaattatctacgggtatatctcgagtatactgcgtccttagtcgacgttcgggcccgggacaggggtatgaatggtgacgggttaggattaaaatgagtggatctacatggattataggtagtgagagttgacggagggtcaactacgataaatggtgatcaagcgaggaaaatggctcctgagagcccctgtatcctaccttgtgctgttacacgctttcttaattgtttaacttgtttaagttattactcgctgtttgaattacgtgactgcatgttttggggcaccactgagctttagctcaccccatgtttatttgttttccttacaggatgggaaGTTTGAAAGTATTTGAGCAGCTTATATTTCCTATGGTTGTACTTGAACTATTTGAATGTAATTTTCGGTCTGTAATGAATTCTAAGCTAAGCAttgtacttttcattttggattgccacttgaagctggaataGTGTAATCTCTAATTCTAATACTCAATTTGTACATTTGTATTAGTATAGTATATCCTTATCTATTGCGAGCGTCGCTGGAAGTGTTTAAGAAccgtcgattggctaagttatatactgttatctctgaagttaatgtggtggtAGAAATTGTTTTGTTTCGGAAGAATCCTTtttgtaatagcttaggttaaCCGTCGGAGGAATTTGGTTTAGactgcttgcgtgagtcctggcgagaggtgggcagacggcccgccaaccctttggttcgccttagggggaagtggggtcgccacaggtggtatcagagccctaggttagaaaagttatttgaGAGATATACGATACGAGTTAGAAACCCCGATCTTTTTAGAAGTAAGAATTGAGACCATTAGATACATCTTAAGTAATACCGATTCGATTAGTTATTTGAGCTCTAACCTCTaagttttaattcttttgcaGGTATGGAGAATGGTAATGGACACGCTAATGGTAATGGGGCGTCTAATGGTCATATAGAGCCTCTTAGGTCCATCTCTTATAGGCCACGAGGTGGAGGAGCTCATATACGTTACACCCCAGCTGATAGGCATCCTCGGTGTCAGTGTAGGGCCACTTATGCCTACCCCAATGAGCTAGTACTATCTCTAGATGATGAGCGTCGCCAGCTGAAGGACGCTAACTTCACCATGACCCAGGATGTAGAGGAGCTGAGTATCATGGTGGATACCCAGTTCGACCGCATAGCCGATTTGGAGATTAGGCTAACTGCTGAGCATCATTTGCTGGAGGCTGCTCGTTTGGAGATAGAACGACAGAAGTCTAGGGCGACTCGACTAGCCGAGAGGATGCGTGATAGGAGTGCCGGCATCAGGGCTGATGCCGCAATGATGATAGATGAGGCCACGAGTATCCTTCAGAGTGTAGAgcaggaggacccggaggaggatccggaggaggacatAGCTCACGAtagccctgctgagggttaggCTTGGATTGATTCGACCATATTGGATATGTAGGGTTAGATTAGGGGGACATTAGCTAGGTCATCAAGTTTTGTCTAGGTGGATGACTTATTTCTGAGGCACCATATCCTTAATTTTTGTTTAAGGGATTATCTGTATGTATTTTTGCTAGTTATGTGCCTTACCTTTGGGAATGTCCCAACCTATTATTTGTATGACTTTCACTTGGAAATATATGTTAAGTGTTTTACTTACTTTTCTTCCATTTCCATATTGATTCTATTTACTAAGGAAATGTTAataaacataaataaataatactTCGCCTAATCGTCTTATCCTCCCATAATAGGCATAATTTAGACTATGGATCGCCAAGTGATAGGAAGGGGCCACGGGAGACCCACTAGACAACACCCGGAAGCGGGTAGAGATAGAGAGCCCGAGGTCAATCCGGACCAAGGGCAAGAGGGAGGGGCCGGAGACGGAGTAGCCACCGCTATTAACCGTATCACTGACGTCCTAGAGCGCTTGACTGAACACCAAGCTGCTGGACCAGGGCGCCATCAGGGAGGCCCAGTAGATTCCGATGATCGGGCATTGGAAAGGTTCCTGAAGTTTGGACCTCCCAAATTCTACGGGGGACCCGAGCCGGAAGTGGCCGAAGGCTGGTGGGAGAGGATCACTGAGATCTTCGCCGCCTTAAACTATACGGAGGAGCGAAAGGTGACTTTTGCCAccttccagtttgagggagccGCTCGCTCCTGGTGGAACCTAATGAGGGTTCATTGGGAGACTAATCATACACCAcgaacttgggtgaacttcacaagggagttcaatgccaaattccttccacctctcattcaggagaagagagaggatgatttcATTAGATGCAAGCAAGGGGcgatgagtgtcgccgaatatgaaatCCAGTTCACAAAGCTATCTCGCTTTGCACCTGAGTTGATAGCCACCGAGCAAAGGCGTGTtcggaggtttgtgcagggtTTGAATGTGGAACTACAGGAAAGTTTAGCCGCCGTGAGGATAGATACTTTCGCAGATGCTGTCGAAAGAGCTCAGAGAGTTGAAGTAGCTAGAGCTCAAGTGAAATCTTTTCAGGCTAAGAAAAGATTTTACCCCAGCAGTAGTCGAGAGCCGACATATGGAAATACTCCACCGGCTAAAGTGGGCCGAGGAACTGGCAGAGTGACTAGTCCCGGAGTACTGCGAGGTGCACTAGCAAGGGGAACCGGGGCAAGGAATGCAGGGGGAAGAAACAATGGAATTAGAGGGGGACCGATTGGAAGAGGACAACCTAGGAATACCTCGCAAGGAGGCCGAGCCATAATTCCCCAAATGACTTGTGTATACTGTAAGAAACCTGGTCATACTATGGATAGCTGCTGGAAGAGGCAAGGAAAGTGCTTGAAATGCGGAAGTAGCGAGCACCAGATTTCCGGATGTCCATCAATGCAAGGTGGGACTACCCCAAATGCTAGACCAAACACTTCTGGAGGGAGCCGGCCGACAGTTCCTGCCAGAGTGTATGCTATAGGTGACCAACCTGTACCCGATGCCTCGGAAGTGGTGGAAGGTACACTCCCGATTTTTCACCGATTAGCTAAAGTGTTAATTGACCCTGGTGCAACCCATTCATTCGTTAATCCATCCTTTATGTCTGGAATAGATGTGCAACCTGTTAGATTACCCTTCGATCTTGAAGTTAGAACACCCATGGGTAATAAGAATGTAATCACTAGTCTGGCTTATAAGAATTGTgaattctggattggagagcgTAAAATGCTAGTGGATTTGATCAGTCTGGAAATAAAAGGTTACGATGTTAtaataggaatggattttctagGCCATCATCATGCTAAACTTGACTGCCGAGCGAAAGTGGTGGAATTTTGTATACCTGGTGAAGCAACCCTGAGGTTAGATGTCAAGGGTAGGTTAGCATCATCTGCTATGATCTCAGGAATTCGAGCAAGGAAAATGTTGTctaaaggagcgcaaggtttTCTAGCCTTTTTGATAAACGCTCCCAGTGATCAATTGAAGTTGGAGGATGTACCAGTAGTacgggaatttccggatgtttTTCCCGAAGAGCTAAGGACTCTACCGCCGGAAAGAGAAGTGGAATTTAAGATTGACTTGATGCCTGGAACGGCTCCAATTTCTAAGACCCCAtatcgaatggctcctgccgagctaaaagaattgaaaattcaattacagGACCTGTTGGAGAAGGGTTTTGTGAAGGAGAGTGATTCCCCATAGGGAGTACCCGTCCTATTcgtgaagaaaaaagatggaagcttgaggttgtgtatcgattaccgagggttaaatgaggctacaattaagaataaataccctctaccgtTGATTGATAGTTTGttcgaccaactgcaagggTCCACTTCTCAAAGCTGGATTTAAGGcaagggtactatcagttgAAGATCAAGAAGGAagatatacctaagactgcttttagtacaagatacggacattttgagtttgcagtcatgccttttggattaaccaacgcaccagctgctttcatggatctaatgcagagaatttttaagaaatatcTGGACCAGTTTGTAGTGGTTTTCATAGATGATATCCTGATTTACTCTAAGACTCGAGAGGAGCATGCTAAGCATTTAGAGGTGGTTTTGCAGATACTAAGAGAACATAAGCTGTATGCCAAATtcagtaagtgtgagttttggttgactgaaatatcttttctagggcaCAGAGTTTCTGAAGATGGAATTGccgtggatccggcaaaagttgaggccgtTATGAATTGGAAACAACCAGAAACTCCAACTgaagttagaagtttcttgggctTAGCAGGTTATTATAGGCGATTTATTCAGGATTTCTCAAAAATTGCAGGACCTATGACTGAGCTAACCAAGAAAGGGGCTAAGTTTGTCTGGACTCCGAAGTGCgagtcaagttttcaggaaCTAAAGAAGCGGTTAACATCCGCTCCCGTTTTGGTTTTACCTGATGGAGGTGAAGGTTATGCTGTATATTCTGATGCTTCCAGAGAAGGTctgggatgtgttttaatgcaaatgGGTAAGGTAGTTGCCTATGCTTCTAGGAgattgaaaccccacgaacaaaactacccaactcatgacCTAGAGCTAGCCGCGGTAATTTTTgccttgaagaaatggagacactacttgtacggcgtgacttttgaggtttttacggatcataagagcctcaagtacttgttctcccaaaaggagctgaatttgagacaaaggcgatgggtagaatttctggaagattacgactgctCGATTAATTACCATCCAGGAAAAGCCAATGTGGTGGCTGACGCTCTAAGTAGGAAGgcccaagtagcagggttaatggtaAAAGAGTGGGATATGTTAGAAGAAATAAGTggttggaaccctcgcttggagaaATTGAAGGTTTTATTTGGGAACTTATCATTGAAGTCACCGTTACTAGAGCGTATTAAGGAGGCCCAGAAAACGGACCCTATAATTCGGAAGAATTtggagaaagtgcaaaaaggggaaacccTAGACTTTAAATTAGGACCTGAAGGGGTATTGAGGTTTCGAGATCGAATTGTGGTTCCGGCAGATGAAGAGATAAGAAAAGGAATtctagaagaatcacatcgGTCGAAGTATACTATACACCCAGGTGTGTCTAAGATGTATCACGATGTAAAGGGATTATACTGGTGGGaaggtttgaaaaaggacgtggcaGCATTTGTACAAAGATGCTTGatctgccaacaagtaaaagctgaacatcagaagcCTCTGGTTTATTGCAACCGTTAgaaatccctgaatggaaatgggaacacataacaatggattttgtaacgggactacctaaaagtcaaaaaggttttgatgcaatttgggtaatagtcgATCGACTCACTAAGTCTGCACACTTCTTACCTGTAAGCATGAGTTTTTCATTGGAGAAATTggtcaagttgtacacagaagagatccTAAGGTTACATGGTATTCCAGTGAGTATTGTGTCTGATCGAGACCCAAGATTCGTCTCgcgtttttggcagaaatttcaggattccttggggaccaagttgaagtTTAGTACTACGTATCATCCCCAAACCGACGGGCAatcggaaaggacaattcaaactttgGAGGATTTACTGAGGTCGTGTatactggattttggaggtaagtgGAGCCAATATATGACCTTGGTGGAATTCGCATATAACAACAGCTATCAGGCTTCGATTCAGATGGCACCATATGAGGCTTTGTATGGAAGAAGGTGCCGATCTCCGATtcactgggatgaagttggagaaaagaaaGTCGTAGACCCTACAGCTATACCTTGGATCGAGGAAGCACAGGAAAAAGTAAAACTAATTAGAGAAAGGCTTCAAGttgctcagagtagacaaaagagctacgccgacacaaggaggaGAGATTTGGAATTCGAAGTAGGAGACAAGGTTTTCCTCagaattaaacccttgaagggcGGAGTAGTGTCTAAGAAAGGTAAGAAGTTGAAGTCAAGGTATATCGGACCTTTCGAAATTTTGAAGAGAGTTGGGTTAGTAGCGTATCAATTGAAGTTGCCTGCAAGCATGGCTAAGATtcacgatgtatttcacgtCTCCATGCTTAGGAAATATTATTCCGACCCAAGTCACGTACTTCCACTGGAAGGAATTGAAGTGGATGAGACGTTAACGTATGAAGAAGGACCGGTCaggattttggaaagagaaatgaaggagctgagaaataagaaaattcctcTGGTAAAGATTTGGTGGAAAAAATCATGGACtcgaggaagcaacttgggagttagaagaagaaatgcagaaaaAGTATCCCGATTTATTTATCCAGAAtgtgtgaattttgaggacaaaattcattgtaaggaggggaggatgtgagaaccttgaattttgcagAAATACCAATGCATACTtcaatttcacttttatttagcATTCATATTCTTTAAATCTTTTCTAGTATTACCTTCACTCGCTTTTATATACTTGTGCATATTTCATTCGTAGTTCTTATTCCAATCTACCACactatttcatttgttttaaacaagtaaataaaaataattttcgtGTGCAAAATAATATAACGGTGCTAACTATTAAAGCACTTAGCTTTGCTACACTAAGttaataattcttgagttatattAAGTTTACTCCTTGAAAATAATTCCTTAATTTTGTTATATAGCTAATTCTAATTTCGAATAAGGTTAAGTGTAGCTAGATATCTCTATATGTTTATGCAACCGGTAAATTCTAGATAAAATCAATACAAGTACTCTAACCATATTTAGGACATAAAATTTCGATAACcaaagccttgcaagattagcgaatcattaggcgttcaaatcacacttggggataatttttggagCTAAGTTAGAACTAAGGACTTAAGTGAATAATAGGAGgagaagtgaaaagactaaactaccctcCACTACACCACAACCATTCCATGCACAGCCAAACAACTCCTCGGACAGCATGATCAGCCACCACCCCAGCCGGCCAACCCCATCCTTCACCACTTCAACACACCACCACCCTAGCTGACCAACCGGCATCTTCACCACTGCAGTACACAATCTTTGCTAACACTCAACCTCTTTTCCTAAACCGGCACCATACACCTTTCTCTCCCTTTCATATCTCAAGCCACAATCTCATTTCCTCTCCACAAACACATTCCCTCTCCGTCTCGCTATCATCGACAAAGAAGAACGCGAACTGCAATCTTCTTTCTGTTTGGTTCTGGCCGTAAGCTGGAGTGAAGgcagagagaaaccgtgagcaagCTCCACACATTCTGCACCTCCATTGCACCCAACTTCACGGCTGCGACACCACCAGCTCCACCGACAACCACAACCACAATCACTGCCGCGTacgtgagagccgagaggaagaaaaattttccagattttcgtgtgAAAGATTAGCTTGCGGTGAGGTAAAATTCTGGATCATTTTAGGACTAATCAGAGGTAGTTTGAGCTATCTTGAAGCATGCATGTATTGTGGTACAATCGGTTGATGAAATCaagttattagaaaaatttctgttttggttaaaTGTCCCTGCCGAATAGCTGAGTTGGAATTGCAGCTCTAATGTGTTTTCCGGAAATGATTTGAGCATGCTTTGGTGATTAACTAATCGAatcttggatgattattatgattagggtcatgcatgaatttaattagcctggattaccttggaaataaaaatgaaacaggACTTTTCACATGCAAACTCATCCAAGTGTAGTCTCACCAAATTCTGGAATTATGAATGTGTTTTGCTGCTGCCGAGCTGATTTTCTGGTCTGGATGTTAGCTATTTAACTCAGCAATTGTGCATGTGAGAATTAAGGGCAAAATAAAAGGCTTTAACTGAAGAAAATATCGGATGATGAACTAAGGAGcttagaaaattctgttttgttgAGAATGATTCTGCCGAGAGAATGGTTTGGAAATGCAactgaaattctgttttcttGTGATAACCTGAGCACTCAAGTGTAATTAGCCGAGTGGAACTTAATGTTTATGATGTCTAGGACcctgcatgttaattctatgaagttgattgatgaattaaggaacctaagaaattctggtttgatgaattggaaattCTTATGAGCTAAAAATTTCCGAGaccttaaatttgatatttaattCTCAATCTGTCTTATGGTGATGATATGAGTTGATTTATACGATTaactagttaacaacatgttaattaaAGCTTGCATAGGGTCAAGTAGTTCggctaatcaagaaaataaaatgaaagcagaAAAATTGGTTCATGAATGATCATTCGAGACTAGCTGatataatttctggatttgtgttaGATGTGTGTAATTGtagtttgaatttggaaacctTTACTAGATAACTACGTGTTTGCATGTCCAAATAGAGTAccaaaaaaattctgttttaaccaaagaaaattctgtttagaaccattgttattgctggaatttctttgtgaAACGCTGTGAACTTGAACTTGGAATTTTTTAAGTGGTTCCTGGAATTTTTCCTTGGGATGTTAGGATCTCGAAATGCATAACAAAATGTACATGTAATCTGTGAAAGCTATTTGGCAATGAGTCATTTGATATTTTGAAAGATTTAACCAAAAACATGGATATACaactgctggaaattttccttgtgatcgccaaagtttgagttaaaaattccagcttgattgtgaaactttctttgaatttaTAATGGTTGAAATTGTCTAGAAAATGTGGTGCTAAAATTCTACTAGAGTCGTATGGATGGTTAGACTAAAAGCCTTGTggttttaaaaagagaaaaaggagctttTCCACATGTGATCAAGagcttccagattttcggaacttctgaccagtctaggcaaaatgcatatatcttggtgtaggaaaatccgattgaggtgccgtcagtggcatatgaaaatagactcatgggcctttgttctgtagaaattttatatttttccgcCATGTATACTGCTAttcgtgactcctcaaagtagactgCCTGGTATGAATGTCTGATTTCCTTGTGAAACTAAAGTTGGATTTGGACTGAGATtttagcttacttgtggtttaaattcttggctaaattgtggttgggagtgattgatgttgtccagggctaatgattgatgaagcccttggccattggaatgaatttataaagtattactgaatgatggaagttaattgctggaatgtcttggggctttacttttatttttacttgcttatgatgggtttgctgaaaccaagtgctaatgattgatgaagccttggttgatcattttattttattcagaattTCAATTGCCTAAAGCTAGGGCTAacgattgacgaagccctagtaatttgctatgtgatttt is part of the Coffea eugenioides isolate CCC68of chromosome 6, Ceug_1.0, whole genome shotgun sequence genome and encodes:
- the LOC113774140 gene encoding uncharacterized protein LOC113774140 is translated as MDRQVIGRGHGRPTRQHPEAGRDREPEVNPDQGQEGGAGDGVATAINRITDVLERLTEHQAAGPGRHQGGPVDSDDRALERFLKFGPPKFYGGPEPEVAEGWWERITEIFAALNYTEERKEKREDDFIRCKQGAMSVAEYEIQFTKLSRFAPELIATEQRRVRRFVQGLNVELQESLAAVRIDTFADAVERAQRVEVARAQVKSFQAKKRFYPSSSREPTYGNTPPAKVGRGTGRVTSPGVLRGALARGTGARNAGGRNNGIRGGPIGRGQPRNTSQGGRAIIPQMTCVYCKKPGHTMDSCWKRQGKCLKCGSSEHQISGCPSMQGGTTPNARPNTSGGSRPTVPARVYAIGDQPVPDASEVVEGTLPIFHRLAKVLIDPGATHSFVNPSFMSGIDVQPVRLPFDLEVRTPMGNKNVITSLAYKNCEFWIGERKMLVDLISLEIKGYDVIIGMDFLGHHHAKLDCRAKVVEFCIPGEATLRLDVKGRLASSAMISGIRARKMLSKGAQGFLAFLINAPSDQLKLEDVPVVREFPDVFPEELRTLPPEREVEFKIDLMPGTAPISKTPYRMAPAELKELKIQLQDLLEKGFVKESDSP